In Siniperca chuatsi isolate FFG_IHB_CAS linkage group LG20, ASM2008510v1, whole genome shotgun sequence, the following proteins share a genomic window:
- the LOC122867411 gene encoding SUN domain-containing protein 1-like isoform X7, which yields MSVRDEDLDLQSWGWTDLSSYSSAASDSEKEQQVSSFLQTRIMSRRSLRLDDGLLDRGLPHGSASFSVGGTGWRSTRSLKSRRPQQHSVSCSESLLLVTPGKLTGPALPSSSLHSAASDASLLSSLLDESSVQEATLVDTFWGLDHDLDPKESTILAEQSTVLADCTLIGSDGRCPKHPVQALSRVYCKDCELHSDRKESAYCSSSKYAASSSSLTGSGPSEPADPESSTIYCRDRSRKSRTAGVPASLWGRLAACVLTLLALLYRHLMPQKHHDVTARSGPCGVMNLRESTTNLKERRPDGSLCDDCKEKQRSETGSVASSSSSWSSLASCLSGLMWSAAVFTASLLCQLTLSAASAVWPLTKEMFSASLSAGRSAGKAAGDLYRWLNRRWHHMTTSFLLTRFPLRLLLVLLPLLLLFSLCWFGPAGLQSVLAAVNITEWRTVVSDVPGLSSIYSLMPPESRSAEGAVEESREARPYVEPLYSRPPPAETPTGEEEEAAAVDESARLVRLERSLTALWERVEAGGRRAEQRHREVLRLYAVLQQQLVSTQGGGEGVEPWLRGLLDQQLDQQLSQLRRQLDEERRHRDQQDLSQQQSRTSRLDQLELQLQTLAARTEEVQWRQEAATVSPSPTTLPAAVSPGVDRQSHDALLAEVARLEAALEDVRRDVEGLSGCEDSCQRPDRIQQTISAQVSAQVREELRTLVYGNQLTVRGGASGDNAGLPESLLQWLSQQYVSGADLQASLASLERRILQNVSLQLEQRRSEETVREAVVHAAGAAGAAVTPEDVHVIVKNALRLFSQDRTGLADFALESGGGSILSTRCSETYETKAALLSLFGVPLWYFSQSPRVVIQPDIHPGNCWAFRGSTGFLVIRLSMRILPTAFSLEHIPKALAPSGTLRSAPRDFSVYGLDDESQERGKLLGSYSYDEDGEALQTYSVTEENDRAFQVIEVQVLSNWGHQEYTCMYRFRVHGTPEDV from the exons gtcgCTGAAGTCTCGTCGTCCTCAGCAGCACTCGGTCTCCTGCTCAGAGTCTCTCCTCCTCGTGACTCCCGGTAAGCTGACGGGTCCGGCGCTCCCCAGCAGCAGCCTCCACAGCGCGGCCTCCGACGCCTCGCTGCTCTCCTCGCTGCTGGACGAGTCCTCCGTCCAGGAGGCCACGCTGGTCGACACCTTCTGGG GTCTGGACCACGACCTCGACCCCAAAG AAAGCACCATCTTGGCGGAGCAGAGCACCGTCCTGGCAGACTGCACTCTGATTGGTTCAGACGGCCGCTGTCCCAAACACCCGGTCCAGGCGCTCAGCAGGGTTTACTGTAAAGACTGTGAGCTGCACTCAGACAGGAAGGAGTCCGCATACTGCTCCTCCTCCAAATacgccgcctcctcctcctcgttgACGGGGTCGGGACCCTCGGAGCCCGCGGACCCGGAAAGTTCCACCATCTACTGCAGAGACCGGAGCCGCAAGAGCAGGACAG CAGGTGTGCCGGCGTCCCTGTGGGGCAGGTTAGCGGCCTGCGTGCTCACTCTGCTCGCTCTGCTTTACCGTCACCTGATGCCGCAGAAACACCACGATGTGACAG CTCGATCCGGTCCCTGTGGAGTCATGAACCTGAGGGAGTCCACCACGAACCTGAAGGAGCGTCGTCCCGACGGATCTCTGT GTGACGACTGTAAGGAGAAACAGCGCTCGGAGACGGGCTCCGTcgcctcctcttcatcctcttggTCCtcgctggcttcctgtctgtcggGGCTGATGTGGAGCGCTGCTGTCTTTACAG CCTCGCTTCTCTGTCAGCTGACTCTCAGTGCAGCTTCAGCAGTTTGGCCTCTGACCAAGGAAatgttttctgcttctctgaGCGCCGGACGCTCTGCAG GTAAGGCAGCAGGTGACCTGTACAGGTGGCTCAACAGACGCTGGCATCACATGACCACCAGCTTCCTCCTGACGCG GTTTCCTCTCAGACTCCTCCTGGTTCTCCTCccgctgctcctcctcttca GCCTGTGTTGGTTTGGTCCAGCTGGTCTACAGTCTGTCCTCGCAGCTGTCAACATCACAGAGTGGAGGACGGTGGTCTCTGACGTCCCCGGTCTGTCCTCCATCTACAGCCTCATGCCCCCCGAGAGCCGCTCGGCAGAGGGCGCCGTGGAGGAGTCGAGGGAGGCGCGGCCCTACGTGGAGCCGCTCTACAGCAGACCTCCACCGGCTGAAACACCGACAGGAGAGGAG GAAGAGGCGGCGGCGGTGGATGAGTCTGCGCGGCTCGTTCGTCTGGAGCGGAGTCTGACGGCGCTGTGGGAGCGCGTGGAGGCCGGAGGGCGGCGGGCGGAGCAGAGACACAGGGAGGTGCTCCGGCTGTACGctgtcctccagcagcagctggtcTCTACTCAGGGCGGCGGCGAGGGCGTGGAGCCCTGGCTGAGAGGCCTGCTGGACCAGCAGCTGGACCAGCAGCTGTCCCAGCTCAGGAGACAGCTGGACGAGGAGAGACGGCACAGGGACCAG CAGGATTTGTCGCAGCAGCAGAGCCGAACGTCTCGCCTGGATcagctggagctgcagctgcagacgCTGGCTGCCAGAACAGAG GAGGTGCAGTGGAGACAAGAAGCTGCTACGGTCTCGCCTTCACCAACAACACTTCCAGCTGCTGTCAG CCCCGGTGTGGACCGTCAGTCCCATGATGCCTTGCTGGCGGAGGTTGCGCGGTTGGAGGCGGCTCTGGAGGACGTCCGGCGGGATGTTGAGGGTCTGTCTGGGTGTGAGGACAGCTGCCAACGCCCCGACAGAATCCAGCAGACG ATTTCAGCGCAGGTTTCCGCTCAGGTCCGCGAGGAGCTTCGGACTCTGGTCTACGGCAACCAGCTGACGGTGAGGGGCGGGGCCTCCGGAGACAACGCCGGCCTCCCAGAGTCGCTCCTCCAGTGGCTGTCGCAGCAGTACGTCAGCGGGGCCGACCTGCAGGCGTCGCTGGCCTCCCTGGAGCGCCGCATCCTGCAGAACGTCAGCCTGCAGCTGGAGCAGCGCCGCAGCGAGGAGACGGTCAGAGAGGCCGTCGTGCACGCCGCCGGGGCTGCTGGGGCCGCCGTGACCCCGGAG GACGTCCATGTGATTGTGAAGAACGCTCTGCGCCTGTTTTCTCAGGACCGAACTGGCCTGGCGGACTTCGCTCTGGAGTCTGGAG GGGGCAGCATCCTGAGCACTCGCTGCTCGGAGACGTACGAGACGAAGGCCGCTCTGCTCAGTCTGTTCGGAGTTCCTCTCTGGTatttctctcagtctcctcgGGTTGTTATCCAG cCGGACATCCATCCAGGAAACTGCTGGGCCTTCAGAGGCTCCACGGGCTTCCTGGTGATCCGCCTCTCCATGAGGATCCTCCCCACCGCCTTCTCCCTGGAGCACATCCCCAAAGCCCTGGCACCCAGCGGGACGCTGCGCAGCGCCCCCCGAGACTTCAGCGTCTAC GGTCTGGATGATGAGAGTCAGGAGAGAGGGAAGCTGCTGGGCTCTTACAGCTATGATGAGGATGGAGAAGCGCTGCAGACCTACTCCGTCACT GAGGAGAACGACCGAGCCTTCCAGGTCATCGAGGTACAGGTGTTGTCCAACTGGGGCCACCAGGAGTACACCTGCATGTACCGCTTCAGAGTGCACGGGACGCCCGAAGACGTCTGA
- the LOC122867411 gene encoding SUN domain-containing protein 1-like isoform X11, which yields MSVRDEDLDLQSWGWTDLSSYSSAASDSEKEQQVSSFLQTRIMSRRSLRLDDGLLDRGLPHGSASFSVGGTGWRSTRSLKSRRPQQHSVSCSESLLLVTPGKLTGPALPSSSLHSAASDASLLSSLLDESSVQEATLVDTFWGLDHDLDPKESTILAEQSTVLADCTLIGSDGRCPKHPVQALSRVYCKDCELHSDRKESAYCSSSKYAASSSSLTGSGPSEPADPESSTIYCRDRSRKSRTAGVPASLWGRLAACVLTLLALLYRHLMPQKHHDVTARSGPCGVMNLRESTTNLKERRPDGSLCKAAGDLYRWLNRRWHHMTTSFLLTRFPLRLLLVLLPLLLLFSLCWFGPAGLQSVLAAVNITEWRTVVSDVPGLSSIYSLMPPESRSAEGAVEESREARPYVEPLYSRPPPAETPTGEEEEAAAVDESARLVRLERSLTALWERVEAGGRRAEQRHREVLRLYAVLQQQLVSTQGGGEGVEPWLRGLLDQQLDQQLSQLRRQLDEERRHRDQQDLSQQQSRTSRLDQLELQLQTLAARTEEVQWRQEAATVSPSPTTLPAAVSPGVDRQSHDALLAEVARLEAALEDVRRDVEGLSGCEDSCQRPDRIQQTISAQVSAQVREELRTLVYGNQLTVRGGASGDNAGLPESLLQWLSQQYVSGADLQASLASLERRILQNVSLQLEQRRSEETVREAVVHAAGAAGAAVTPEDVHVIVKNALRLFSQDRTGLADFALESGGGSILSTRCSETYETKAALLSLFGVPLWYFSQSPRVVIQPDIHPGNCWAFRGSTGFLVIRLSMRILPTAFSLEHIPKALAPSGTLRSAPRDFSVYGLDDESQERGKLLGSYSYDEDGEALQTYSVTEENDRAFQVIEVQVLSNWGHQEYTCMYRFRVHGTPEDV from the exons gtcgCTGAAGTCTCGTCGTCCTCAGCAGCACTCGGTCTCCTGCTCAGAGTCTCTCCTCCTCGTGACTCCCGGTAAGCTGACGGGTCCGGCGCTCCCCAGCAGCAGCCTCCACAGCGCGGCCTCCGACGCCTCGCTGCTCTCCTCGCTGCTGGACGAGTCCTCCGTCCAGGAGGCCACGCTGGTCGACACCTTCTGGG GTCTGGACCACGACCTCGACCCCAAAG AAAGCACCATCTTGGCGGAGCAGAGCACCGTCCTGGCAGACTGCACTCTGATTGGTTCAGACGGCCGCTGTCCCAAACACCCGGTCCAGGCGCTCAGCAGGGTTTACTGTAAAGACTGTGAGCTGCACTCAGACAGGAAGGAGTCCGCATACTGCTCCTCCTCCAAATacgccgcctcctcctcctcgttgACGGGGTCGGGACCCTCGGAGCCCGCGGACCCGGAAAGTTCCACCATCTACTGCAGAGACCGGAGCCGCAAGAGCAGGACAG CAGGTGTGCCGGCGTCCCTGTGGGGCAGGTTAGCGGCCTGCGTGCTCACTCTGCTCGCTCTGCTTTACCGTCACCTGATGCCGCAGAAACACCACGATGTGACAG CTCGATCCGGTCCCTGTGGAGTCATGAACCTGAGGGAGTCCACCACGAACCTGAAGGAGCGTCGTCCCGACGGATCTCTGT GTAAGGCAGCAGGTGACCTGTACAGGTGGCTCAACAGACGCTGGCATCACATGACCACCAGCTTCCTCCTGACGCG GTTTCCTCTCAGACTCCTCCTGGTTCTCCTCccgctgctcctcctcttca GCCTGTGTTGGTTTGGTCCAGCTGGTCTACAGTCTGTCCTCGCAGCTGTCAACATCACAGAGTGGAGGACGGTGGTCTCTGACGTCCCCGGTCTGTCCTCCATCTACAGCCTCATGCCCCCCGAGAGCCGCTCGGCAGAGGGCGCCGTGGAGGAGTCGAGGGAGGCGCGGCCCTACGTGGAGCCGCTCTACAGCAGACCTCCACCGGCTGAAACACCGACAGGAGAGGAG GAAGAGGCGGCGGCGGTGGATGAGTCTGCGCGGCTCGTTCGTCTGGAGCGGAGTCTGACGGCGCTGTGGGAGCGCGTGGAGGCCGGAGGGCGGCGGGCGGAGCAGAGACACAGGGAGGTGCTCCGGCTGTACGctgtcctccagcagcagctggtcTCTACTCAGGGCGGCGGCGAGGGCGTGGAGCCCTGGCTGAGAGGCCTGCTGGACCAGCAGCTGGACCAGCAGCTGTCCCAGCTCAGGAGACAGCTGGACGAGGAGAGACGGCACAGGGACCAG CAGGATTTGTCGCAGCAGCAGAGCCGAACGTCTCGCCTGGATcagctggagctgcagctgcagacgCTGGCTGCCAGAACAGAG GAGGTGCAGTGGAGACAAGAAGCTGCTACGGTCTCGCCTTCACCAACAACACTTCCAGCTGCTGTCAG CCCCGGTGTGGACCGTCAGTCCCATGATGCCTTGCTGGCGGAGGTTGCGCGGTTGGAGGCGGCTCTGGAGGACGTCCGGCGGGATGTTGAGGGTCTGTCTGGGTGTGAGGACAGCTGCCAACGCCCCGACAGAATCCAGCAGACG ATTTCAGCGCAGGTTTCCGCTCAGGTCCGCGAGGAGCTTCGGACTCTGGTCTACGGCAACCAGCTGACGGTGAGGGGCGGGGCCTCCGGAGACAACGCCGGCCTCCCAGAGTCGCTCCTCCAGTGGCTGTCGCAGCAGTACGTCAGCGGGGCCGACCTGCAGGCGTCGCTGGCCTCCCTGGAGCGCCGCATCCTGCAGAACGTCAGCCTGCAGCTGGAGCAGCGCCGCAGCGAGGAGACGGTCAGAGAGGCCGTCGTGCACGCCGCCGGGGCTGCTGGGGCCGCCGTGACCCCGGAG GACGTCCATGTGATTGTGAAGAACGCTCTGCGCCTGTTTTCTCAGGACCGAACTGGCCTGGCGGACTTCGCTCTGGAGTCTGGAG GGGGCAGCATCCTGAGCACTCGCTGCTCGGAGACGTACGAGACGAAGGCCGCTCTGCTCAGTCTGTTCGGAGTTCCTCTCTGGTatttctctcagtctcctcgGGTTGTTATCCAG cCGGACATCCATCCAGGAAACTGCTGGGCCTTCAGAGGCTCCACGGGCTTCCTGGTGATCCGCCTCTCCATGAGGATCCTCCCCACCGCCTTCTCCCTGGAGCACATCCCCAAAGCCCTGGCACCCAGCGGGACGCTGCGCAGCGCCCCCCGAGACTTCAGCGTCTAC GGTCTGGATGATGAGAGTCAGGAGAGAGGGAAGCTGCTGGGCTCTTACAGCTATGATGAGGATGGAGAAGCGCTGCAGACCTACTCCGTCACT GAGGAGAACGACCGAGCCTTCCAGGTCATCGAGGTACAGGTGTTGTCCAACTGGGGCCACCAGGAGTACACCTGCATGTACCGCTTCAGAGTGCACGGGACGCCCGAAGACGTCTGA
- the LOC122867411 gene encoding SUN domain-containing protein 1-like isoform X6 yields MSRRSLRLDDGLLDRGLPHGSASFSVGGTGWRSTRSLKSRRPQQHSVSCSESLLLVTPGKLTGPALPSSSLHSAASDASLLSSLLDESSVQEATLVDTFWGLDHDLDPKESTILAEQSTVLADCTLIGSDGRCPKHPVQALSRVYCKDCELHSDRKESAYCSSSKYAASSSSLTGSGPSEPADPESSTIYCRDRSRKSRTAGVPASLWGRLAACVLTLLALLYRHLMPQKHHDVTDVLQLWVDSSVLCVRRAAARCVSVLTRTWQVCRGLASQVNVQTDHRHGARSGPCGVMNLRESTTNLKERRPDGSLCDDCKEKQRSETGSVASSSSSWSSLASCLSGLMWSAAVFTASLLCQLTLSAASAVWPLTKEMFSASLSAGRSAGKAAGDLYRWLNRRWHHMTTSFLLTRFPLRLLLVLLPLLLLFSLCWFGPAGLQSVLAAVNITEWRTVVSDVPGLSSIYSLMPPESRSAEGAVEESREARPYVEPLYSRPPPAETPTGEEEEAAAVDESARLVRLERSLTALWERVEAGGRRAEQRHREVLRLYAVLQQQLVSTQGGGEGVEPWLRGLLDQQLDQQLSQLRRQLDEERRHRDQQDLSQQQSRTSRLDQLELQLQTLAARTEEVQWRQEAATVSPSPTTLPAAVSPGVDRQSHDALLAEVARLEAALEDVRRDVEGLSGCEDSCQRPDRIQQTISAQVSAQVREELRTLVYGNQLTVRGGASGDNAGLPESLLQWLSQQYVSGADLQASLASLERRILQNVSLQLEQRRSEETVREAVVHAAGAAGAAVTPEDVHVIVKNALRLFSQDRTGLADFALESGGGSILSTRCSETYETKAALLSLFGVPLWYFSQSPRVVIQPDIHPGNCWAFRGSTGFLVIRLSMRILPTAFSLEHIPKALAPSGTLRSAPRDFSVYGLDDESQERGKLLGSYSYDEDGEALQTYSVTEENDRAFQVIEVQVLSNWGHQEYTCMYRFRVHGTPEDV; encoded by the exons gtcgCTGAAGTCTCGTCGTCCTCAGCAGCACTCGGTCTCCTGCTCAGAGTCTCTCCTCCTCGTGACTCCCGGTAAGCTGACGGGTCCGGCGCTCCCCAGCAGCAGCCTCCACAGCGCGGCCTCCGACGCCTCGCTGCTCTCCTCGCTGCTGGACGAGTCCTCCGTCCAGGAGGCCACGCTGGTCGACACCTTCTGGG GTCTGGACCACGACCTCGACCCCAAAG AAAGCACCATCTTGGCGGAGCAGAGCACCGTCCTGGCAGACTGCACTCTGATTGGTTCAGACGGCCGCTGTCCCAAACACCCGGTCCAGGCGCTCAGCAGGGTTTACTGTAAAGACTGTGAGCTGCACTCAGACAGGAAGGAGTCCGCATACTGCTCCTCCTCCAAATacgccgcctcctcctcctcgttgACGGGGTCGGGACCCTCGGAGCCCGCGGACCCGGAAAGTTCCACCATCTACTGCAGAGACCGGAGCCGCAAGAGCAGGACAG CAGGTGTGCCGGCGTCCCTGTGGGGCAGGTTAGCGGCCTGCGTGCTCACTCTGCTCGCTCTGCTTTACCGTCACCTGATGCCGCAGAAACACCACGATGTGACAG ATGTGCTGCAGCTGTGGGTGGACTCGTCTGTGCTGTGTGTCAGGAGAGCCGCAGCCCGCTGCGTCTCTGTGCTGACACGCACCTGGCAGGTGTGTCGGGGGCTGGCCTCGCAGGTCAACGTACAGACTGATCACAGACACGGAG CTCGATCCGGTCCCTGTGGAGTCATGAACCTGAGGGAGTCCACCACGAACCTGAAGGAGCGTCGTCCCGACGGATCTCTGT GTGACGACTGTAAGGAGAAACAGCGCTCGGAGACGGGCTCCGTcgcctcctcttcatcctcttggTCCtcgctggcttcctgtctgtcggGGCTGATGTGGAGCGCTGCTGTCTTTACAG CCTCGCTTCTCTGTCAGCTGACTCTCAGTGCAGCTTCAGCAGTTTGGCCTCTGACCAAGGAAatgttttctgcttctctgaGCGCCGGACGCTCTGCAG GTAAGGCAGCAGGTGACCTGTACAGGTGGCTCAACAGACGCTGGCATCACATGACCACCAGCTTCCTCCTGACGCG GTTTCCTCTCAGACTCCTCCTGGTTCTCCTCccgctgctcctcctcttca GCCTGTGTTGGTTTGGTCCAGCTGGTCTACAGTCTGTCCTCGCAGCTGTCAACATCACAGAGTGGAGGACGGTGGTCTCTGACGTCCCCGGTCTGTCCTCCATCTACAGCCTCATGCCCCCCGAGAGCCGCTCGGCAGAGGGCGCCGTGGAGGAGTCGAGGGAGGCGCGGCCCTACGTGGAGCCGCTCTACAGCAGACCTCCACCGGCTGAAACACCGACAGGAGAGGAG GAAGAGGCGGCGGCGGTGGATGAGTCTGCGCGGCTCGTTCGTCTGGAGCGGAGTCTGACGGCGCTGTGGGAGCGCGTGGAGGCCGGAGGGCGGCGGGCGGAGCAGAGACACAGGGAGGTGCTCCGGCTGTACGctgtcctccagcagcagctggtcTCTACTCAGGGCGGCGGCGAGGGCGTGGAGCCCTGGCTGAGAGGCCTGCTGGACCAGCAGCTGGACCAGCAGCTGTCCCAGCTCAGGAGACAGCTGGACGAGGAGAGACGGCACAGGGACCAG CAGGATTTGTCGCAGCAGCAGAGCCGAACGTCTCGCCTGGATcagctggagctgcagctgcagacgCTGGCTGCCAGAACAGAG GAGGTGCAGTGGAGACAAGAAGCTGCTACGGTCTCGCCTTCACCAACAACACTTCCAGCTGCTGTCAG CCCCGGTGTGGACCGTCAGTCCCATGATGCCTTGCTGGCGGAGGTTGCGCGGTTGGAGGCGGCTCTGGAGGACGTCCGGCGGGATGTTGAGGGTCTGTCTGGGTGTGAGGACAGCTGCCAACGCCCCGACAGAATCCAGCAGACG ATTTCAGCGCAGGTTTCCGCTCAGGTCCGCGAGGAGCTTCGGACTCTGGTCTACGGCAACCAGCTGACGGTGAGGGGCGGGGCCTCCGGAGACAACGCCGGCCTCCCAGAGTCGCTCCTCCAGTGGCTGTCGCAGCAGTACGTCAGCGGGGCCGACCTGCAGGCGTCGCTGGCCTCCCTGGAGCGCCGCATCCTGCAGAACGTCAGCCTGCAGCTGGAGCAGCGCCGCAGCGAGGAGACGGTCAGAGAGGCCGTCGTGCACGCCGCCGGGGCTGCTGGGGCCGCCGTGACCCCGGAG GACGTCCATGTGATTGTGAAGAACGCTCTGCGCCTGTTTTCTCAGGACCGAACTGGCCTGGCGGACTTCGCTCTGGAGTCTGGAG GGGGCAGCATCCTGAGCACTCGCTGCTCGGAGACGTACGAGACGAAGGCCGCTCTGCTCAGTCTGTTCGGAGTTCCTCTCTGGTatttctctcagtctcctcgGGTTGTTATCCAG cCGGACATCCATCCAGGAAACTGCTGGGCCTTCAGAGGCTCCACGGGCTTCCTGGTGATCCGCCTCTCCATGAGGATCCTCCCCACCGCCTTCTCCCTGGAGCACATCCCCAAAGCCCTGGCACCCAGCGGGACGCTGCGCAGCGCCCCCCGAGACTTCAGCGTCTAC GGTCTGGATGATGAGAGTCAGGAGAGAGGGAAGCTGCTGGGCTCTTACAGCTATGATGAGGATGGAGAAGCGCTGCAGACCTACTCCGTCACT GAGGAGAACGACCGAGCCTTCCAGGTCATCGAGGTACAGGTGTTGTCCAACTGGGGCCACCAGGAGTACACCTGCATGTACCGCTTCAGAGTGCACGGGACGCCCGAAGACGTCTGA